In one window of Procambarus clarkii isolate CNS0578487 chromosome 63, FALCON_Pclarkii_2.0, whole genome shotgun sequence DNA:
- the LOC138354437 gene encoding leukocyte elastase inhibitor B-like, which produces MQRETSWTTHIEEVNKELGNDKEEIRDICTSCKREDHKEVCLEKEISSRVDRAIEEMKSIENTVGLGDGLNSKENCFSSILLIIFYSNNQEEEAAATINQFVKNVTRGKIPTIVKGETVKDKPMVLVNAAYFKGLWLAAFKKQATIQTKFYTTPDKHTLVDMMTQTDYFRIGDSSELGATVLEMPYKGEAVSMLVLLPHNTSANATANATANATANATANATHPLTPCCNASPTAPSSMPHKNDIRGSQSQVAKVQDRGNNQR; this is translated from the exons ATGCAAAGAGAAACTTCatggacaactcacatagaggaggttaaTAAAGAACTAGGAAATGACAAAGAGGAAATAAGAGACATATGCACAAGTTGCAAAAGAGAAGATCATAAGGAAGT ATGTTTAGAAAAGGAAATATCATCCAGGGTAGATAGAGCAATAGAAGAGATGAAAAGCATAGAGAATACAGTAGGTTTAGGAGATGGCCTaaattcaaaggaaaat TGTTTCTCCTCCATTttgttaattatattttattcCAACAATCAGGAGGAAGAGGCGGCCGCGACAATCAATCAGTTCGTGAAGAATGTAACACGAGGCAAGATACCAACCATTGTGAAGGGTGAAACAGTGAAAGACAAGCCGATGGTTCTGGTGAACGCCGCCTACTTCAAGGGTCTCTGGCTGGCGGCCTTCAAGAAACAGGCAACGATCCAGACGAAGTTCTACACAACCCCGGATAAACACACTCTTGTGGACATGATGACCCAAACTGACTATTTCAGAATTG GAGACTCAAGCGAGCTGGGAGCGACAGTGTTAGAGATGCCATACAAGGGAGAGGCGGTTTCCATGTTGGTGCTTCTGCCTCACAACACGAGTGCCAATGCCACTGCCAACGCCACTGCCAACGCCACTGCCAACGCCACTGCCAACGCCACACACCCCTTGACGCCATGCTGCAACGCCTCTCCCACCGCACCTTCAAGCATGCCTCACAAAAATGACATACGAGGAAGTCAATCTCAAGTTGCCAAAGTTCAAGATAGAGGAAACAATCAACGATGA